One region of Equus caballus isolate H_3958 breed thoroughbred chromosome 23, TB-T2T, whole genome shotgun sequence genomic DNA includes:
- the LOC111770145 gene encoding basic proline-rich protein-like — translation MAAAALVITKPHSKKRSRRHSETLGKFETTGRAAAPRKADALAGPAAPPPARHAAPEPAPRGQRPRARFTFSTPRDPGLTSELPARLLARPPGFRAPPDAGATSELGAREAASPPAADAHSFSRRPRPAREAPAAPAPGPAHQEAAASPPAELGGRGPPPAKDTEVTRSSPRAAGARPHSGPGAQPRRGRGPAGPRAPGTSPTPGGRFLPRAPTRQARPAAARPYRRSGHWARRAPIGAGSQPGTPVRAGPPPALPTGPPASQPPRPRSPRPTNLIAEVTSGGPGGARSQSRHSGRRRRPTGAGRGRDFPRPSAGREAEGVGAGRPRGAHPPPAQPAAPPPAPTRPPPASLQHCPSPAAARPGLPRKEDGDGAALAVPPPYPPQARGEGCRPPSSSAGTAGSSRPPPPSAAAREPRARTQMEARAGGPRRPEGRRRGRREAEAGAGARQSQAIRDPTGGRRLGPPRAGRQRGRGSRGRLPACSPLPIGRLREWRGSVPPPARDGRASSRGRRGRAGRRVPRSGLGACPRCAHKGRPAVPQFPLLRMTPPWRPAARGFGGFRLQPPFEAVLNPPGFESPEAWLPTPARTALRPGSAQSGPRGRPLGADARGRRPGAVLWAAGTRSRGPGVPGEDGARGPGAGAAGSPRGVRAQGRRAAATEGTCPRGPCGAATLQTARVPVPPESRWACRAAGRRRPAPPGPRSAPKAARGRTDGVGRISEARKVRKLETQFCEISNRDLGDMLPSMNLSISTLSPFAPGETALTRVMLQEHLHLLLQLSRGPPTPGPPAVTSAT, via the exons AAGCGGTCAAGGCGTCACTCTGAAACACTCGGGAAGTTTGAAACAACAGGGCGAGCAGCCGCGCCGAGGAAAGCTGACGCCCTCGCGGgacccgcggcgccgccgcccgcccgaCACGCCGCCCCCGAGCCGGCGCCGCGCGGACAGCGGCCGCGAGCCCGCTTCACTTTCTCCACTCCACGCGACCCGGGGTTAACGTCAGAGCTGCCTGCGCGTCTCCTCGCACGGCCGCCGGGCTTTCGGGCACCGCCGGACGCGGGCGCGACTTCGGAGCTGGGCGCCAGGGAGGCGGCATCTCCGCCCGCGGCGGACGCCCATTCATTCTCCCGGCGGCCGCGGCCCGCACGCGAGGCCCCCGccgccccggcccccggccccgcccaccAGGAGGCAGCGGCCAGCCCTCCTGCGGAACTCGGAGGCCGAGGGCCACCGCCGGCCAAGGACACAGAGGTGACACGCTCCTCGCCCCGCGCCGCCGGGGCCCGCCCGCACTCCGGCCCGGGCGCACAGCCTCGTCGGGGCCGCGGCCCTGCGGGTCCCAGGGCGCCAGGCACCAGCCCGACCCCCGGAGGCCGCTTCCTCCCGCGCGCCCCCACCCGCCAAGCACGGCCCGCGGCGGCCCGGCCGTACCGCCGCTCCGGGCACTGGGCTCGCCGGGCGCCGATCGGCGCAGGGAGCCAGCCAGGGACGCCCGTCCGCGCCGGCCCTCCCCCCGCACTTCCCACCGGCCCTCCCGCATCCCAGCCCCCAAGGCCAAGGTCTCCCCGGCCCACAAACCTGATAGCGGAAGTGACGTCAGGGGGACCTGGCGGCGCCCGCAGCCAGTCACGCCACAGCGGGAGGCGGCGCCGGCCAACgggcgcgggccgggggcgggacTTCCCCCGCCCAA GCGCTGGGCGGGAAGCGGAGGGGGTTGGGGCCGGCCGGCCACGCGGCGCCCATCCCCCGCCCGCCCagccggccgcgccgccgcccgccccgaCCAGGCCGCCGCCGGCCAGCCTGCAGCACTGCCCTTCTCCCGCCGCCGCGCGGCCGGGGCTCCCACGGAAGGAAGATGGCGACGGGGCCGCGCTAGCCGTCCCGCCTCCGTACCCACCTCAGGCTCGCGGAGAAGGCTGCCGCCCGCCGTCGTCTTCCGCGGGGACAGCGGGGTCctcgcgcccgccgccgccgtcCGCCGCCGCCCGAGAGCCGCGCGCGAGGACCCAGATGgaggcgcgggcgggcgggccgcGGCGGCCTGAGGGAAGGCGGCGCGGGCGCCGGGAGGCCGAGGCGGGGGCGGGCGCGAGG CAGAGCCAGGCGATCCGGGACCCCACTGGAGGGCGGCGGCTGGGCCCGCCCCGCGCGGGGCGCCAACGTGGGAGGGGCTCGCGGGGCCgcctccctgcctgctccccgCTTCCTATTGGACGGCTGCGAGAGTGGCGGGGCAGCGTCCCGCCTCCCGCGCGTGATGGACGGGCGTCGTCACGTGGCCGCCGAGGGCGCGCGGGGCGGCGGGTGCCGCGCTCCGGCTTGGGGGCGTGTCCTCGGTGCGCCCACAAAGGCCGGCccgctgtgcctcagtttcccctcctgcGGATGACGCCGCCGTGGCGGCCGGCCGCCCGAGGCTTTGGAGGCTTTCGTCTGCAGCCGCCTTTCGAAGCAGTCCTCAATCCTCCTGGTTTCGAGTCGCCTGAAGCGTGGCTCCCCACGCCCGCTAGGACGGCCCTGCGCCCGGGGAGCGCGCAGTCGGGGCCTCGGGGCCGTCCTCTGGGCGCGGACGCGCGGGGGCGGCGCCCGGGAGCCGTTCTGTGGGCCGCGGGGACGAGGAGCCGGGGACCCGGAGTTCCGGGGGAAGACGGGGCGCGGGGGCCCGGGGCCGGGGCGGCCGGGTCGCCGCGGGGTGTCCGAGCTCAGGGGCGCCGGGCCGCCGCGACGGAGGGGACTTGCCCCCGCGGCCCCTGCGGCGCCGCGACCCTCCAAACGGCGCGCGTCCCGGTCCCGCCCGAGAGCCGGTGGGCCTGCCGGGCGGCTGGGAgacgccgccccgccccgcccgggccCCGTTCTGCCCCGAAGGCCGCGAGGGGAAGGACTGATGGAGTTGGCCGGATAAGTGAAGCCCGGAAAGTTAGGAAGTTGGAAACACAATTTTGTGAAATCTCTAACAG GGACCTGGGGGACATGCTGCCCTCCATGAATCTCTCCATCTCGACCTTGAGCCCTTTTGCTCCTGGAGAAACTGCGCTCACTCGAGTGATGCTGCAGGAGCATCTTCATCTGCTGCTACAGCTGTCGCGGGGGCCTCCCACTCCCGGGCCACCAGCTGTAACTTCTGCAACCTGA